In Phycisphaerae bacterium RAS2, the DNA window GGCCGGGCGACCCATCCTTTGCAAAGAGGATGGGGTCGCGATAATAGAAGCGTTGCGGATCATTCGAGTTCTACGTAGCATGACCAACCCGCGCATGGCGGCGGGCACGTCTCCGAAACACGGGCGCAATTCATTCTATTGTCGCGATGGCATCATTCCAAGGCCGCTCGAATGGGTCGGTTGGATGTATTCTTCTCAATCCCCAGACGCGAAATTGCAAGCATTCCGGCCACACGGTGCCCGCTCGCTCGCGCTCGGGGCTCGGATCGGCGCGCAAAAAGAACCCGTTCGTGCACGGTCGCGGCTCGGTCAAGCCGGCGCGGCTTGAGTTTCGCCAAACATCCCCGACAATCCCTTTCACCGCGAGTGTCTGAATCGGCCCGCGAATTCTAGGATGGGAGATGCACATGGCAACAAACCGCAAACTGCAACTCGGCGTCGGTGACGAGGCCGTGAAGAAGGCCACGGGCAAGACGTGGGACCAGTGGATCGCCGCGCTGGACAAGGCCGGCTGCCGCAAAATGGATCACAAGCAGATCGTGGCCGTGCTGCACAGCAAGCACAAGATCGGTCCGTGGTGGGGGCAGATGGTCACGGTGGGGTACGAGCAGGCGACGGGCCTGCGGGCCAAGCACGAGAAGCCCGGCGGGTTTTCGGTGAGCGCGAGTCGCACGCTGGCTGCGCCGGTGGGGCAGGTGTTCGACGCGTTCAACGATGCCAAGACGCGGGCGCGCTGGCTGGGCAAGGCCGCTCTCACGATCCGCAAGGCGACGAAGAACAAGTCGCTGCGCATCACGTGGGACGCCGACGACACGCGCGTCGATGTGAACTTCTACGCGAAGGGCGCGGCCAAGAGCATGGTGGCCGTGGAGCACGACAAGCTGCCCGACGCGAAGTCGGCCGCGAAGATGAAGGCGTACTGGGGCAAGGCGCTGGACGGATTGAAGGCGACGTTGTGATGGGTCGCGCGGCTGCAAGCGAACCCTCACCCCGGCCCCCTCCCTGAAAGGGAGAGGGTGCGTTCTTGGG includes these proteins:
- a CDS encoding hypothetical protein (Activator of Hsp90 ATPase homolog 1-like protein); amino-acid sequence: MATNRKLQLGVGDEAVKKATGKTWDQWIAALDKAGCRKMDHKQIVAVLHSKHKIGPWWGQMVTVGYEQATGLRAKHEKPGGFSVSASRTLAAPVGQVFDAFNDAKTRARWLGKAALTIRKATKNKSLRITWDADDTRVDVNFYAKGAAKSMVAVEHDKLPDAKSAAKMKAYWGKALDGLKATL